A genomic region of Parambassis ranga chromosome 7, fParRan2.1, whole genome shotgun sequence contains the following coding sequences:
- the kiaa2013 gene encoding LOW QUALITY PROTEIN: uncharacterized protein KIAA2013 homolog (The sequence of the model RefSeq protein was modified relative to this genomic sequence to represent the inferred CDS: inserted 3 bases in 3 codons) — translation MWLQQRLKGLPGLLSSSWARRLLIGLLLFLIFYWYLGAERRWKFFSGSVMQGGAAGQCLLAEIHRWKSHLERGEGIYSTAQEQLDTPFVSGNGHILIDMDSNKLWVSSSSQPGSAPIHQTEYSPRINVNLVGQRVEAQARMLWFRKGSVLSVRCASXTALRQARDCITIREEFIAHRSRPNVYLQRIYTNXPSEKAATIDISSGNPYFGSXFSTSVEKLEDREIVLSSGRCLSKIQGGFGGGGSQKADSRIQVTAKSEYTDNILSVVWTSGPIESSKFEEIFGTLRDGAKKELGELLRNNVDDLVVDHQQAWQDLFISGVEMRKITDSHTPSSRTVNTTLYYILSCSKAPLLDRRLNGDERSRLESSLNYADHCFSGHATMHAENLWPERVSSTAQILQLVTLWTLTLQKRGCKVLVAAGAHGAMQGMVLSFGGLQFTENHLQFQADPDVLHNSYALRGIHYNRDLISLAVLLDVEGKPFLHVSVKPQEEPVKLYACEAGCLNEPVELTSEIKGHTFPVMVTQPITPLLYISTDLRHLQDLHHTLHLKAILAHEEHMANRYPGLPFLFWFSVASLITLFHLFLFKLIYNEYCGPGAKPLFRSKV, via the exons ATGTGGCTACAGCAACGACTGAAGGGGCTACCAGGCTTGTTGTCGAGCAGCTGGGCAAGAAGACTCCTCATAGGactgctgctcttcctcataTTTTACTGGTACTTGGGAGCAGAGCGCAGATGGAAGTTCTTTAGCGGCTCGGTCATGCAAGGCGGGGCGGCTGGACAGTGCCTGTTGGCTGAAATCCACAGATGGAAGTCTCATTTAGAGCGGGGAGAGGGCATATACAGTACAGCTCAGGAACAGCTAGATACTCCTTTTGTATCGGGTAACGGTCATATTCTGATTGATATGGATTCTAACAAACTGTGGGTATCATCGTCTTCACAGCCTGGCTCAGCTCCGATACACCAGACCGAATACTCTCCTCGGATCAACGTAAATCTCGTAGGGCAGCGAGTCGAGGCGCAGGCTAGGATGTTGTGGTTCCGGAAAGGATCAGTGTTATCGGTCCGCTGCGCCT TCACCGCTCTGCGTCAGGCCCGAGACTGTATTACCATCAGAGAGGAGTTTATCGCGCACAGGAGCAGACCTAACGTCTACCTGCAGCGTATCTACACCA ATCCGTCTGAGAAGGCCGCCACAATAGACATTTCCTCTGGCAATCCTTACTTCGGTA AATTCTCCACCAGTGTGGAGAAACTAGAGGACAGAGAGATAGTGCTCTCTTCAGGCAGGTGCCTGTCGAAAATACAGGGTGgttttggtggtggtgggtcCCAAAAAGCTGACAGCAGGATCCAGGTCACTGCTAAATCAGAGTACACAGACAACATCCTGTCAGTGGTCTGGACATCAGGCCCTATTGAGTCTTCAAAGTTTGAGGAGATCTTTGGTACCCTCAGAGATGGGGCCAAAAAGGAGCTGGGGGAGTTGCTGAGGAACAATGTGGACGATTTGGTTGTAGATCACCAACAGGCCTGGCAGGATCTCTTTATTTCAG GTGTTGAAATGAGGAAAATCACTGACTCCCACACACCATCTAGCCGCACAGTAAACACCACCCTCTACTACATCTTGTCCTGTTCCAAGGCTCCCCTGCTGGACCGAAGGCTGAACGGCGACGAGCGATCTCGGCTGGAGTCCAGCCTCAACTATGCTGACCACTGCTTCAGCGGTCATGCCACCATGCATGCGGAGAACCTGTGGCCTGAGAGGGTGAGCAGCACTGCTCAGATCTTGCAGCTGGTTACACTGTGGACTCTGACTTTACAAAAGAGAGGCTGCAAGGTGCTGGTGGCTGCTGGAGCACATGGAGCCATGCAGGGCATGGTGCTCAGCTTTGGGGGCCTTCAGTTCACAGAGAACCACCTTCAGTTTCAGGCTGATCCGGATGTGCTGCATAACAGCTACGCTTTAAGAGGGATCCACTACAACCGGGACCTCATCAGTCTGGCAGTGCTGCTCGATGTAGAAGGGAAGCCTTTTCTTCATGTGTCAGTGAAGCCACAGGAAGAACCAGTGAAGCTGTATGCCTGTGAGGCTGGCTGCCTCAATGAACCTGTAGAACTCACATCAGAGATCAAAGGTCACACCTTCCCTGTCATGGTGACACAGCCCATCACGCCACTGCTCTACATCTCCACAGACCTGCGCCACCTGCAGGACCTGCACCATACCCTGCACCTCAAGGCCATCCTGGCCCACGAGGAACACATGGCCAACAGGTATCCAGGCCTGCCCTTTCTCTTCTGGTTCAGCGTGGCTTCACTCATAACTCTCTTCCACCTTTTCCTGTTTAAGCTCATATACAATGAGTACTGTGGCCCAGGTGCAAAGCCCCTCTTCAGGAGCAAGGTATAA